Proteins co-encoded in one Nicotiana sylvestris chromosome 7, ASM39365v2, whole genome shotgun sequence genomic window:
- the LOC104238939 gene encoding ankyrin repeat domain-containing protein EMB506, chloroplastic, whose product MEKIMVLQSNPAALSTQLCATTTTYNSSLGCSNVISFGFPRRINVVKICYFHNCTKRTNVVNLTKASFWEDPDDGSDSEDEEEEQEEEENEMEEEEEDMDVESKWDYGAENKATANSTNGLSSSNSEEEFMKEVEQLLSPEEREILYRNQTPELDKISTEKWNPLHTFALAGQIRFMDRLLEEGLDIDVVDKEGRTALHHAVFGKKEAVISHLLRKNANPQVRDLDGVTPLHYAVQVGAMQTVKLLIKYKVDVNVADNEGWTPLHVAMQSRHRDIAKILLVSGADKYRKNKDGNTPLDLSLCYGKDFKSYDLAKLLKLVSANREL is encoded by the exons ATGGAGAAAATAATGGTGTTGCAGAGTAATCCAGCTGCCCTATCCACACAGCTATGTGCAACTACAACTACTTATAACTCCAGTTTAGGCTGCTCCAATGTCATTTCTTTCGGATTTCCCAGAAGAATTAATGTAGTCAAAATTTGTTATTTTCACAATTGTACTAAAAGGACTAACGTAGTCAACTTAACCAAAGCTTCTTTTTGGGAAGATCCTGATGATGGTAGTGATAGTGAAGATGAAGAggaagaacaagaagaagaagagaatgaaatggaagaggaagaagaagatatgGATGTTGAGAGTAAGTGGGACTATGGAGCAGAAAATAAAGCAACAGCTAATTCTACAAATGGGTTGTCTAGTAGCAACTCTGAAGAGGAGTTTATGAAAG AGGTTGAACAGCTTTTGAGCCCAGAGGAAAGGGAAATTTTGTACCGCAACCAAACTCCAGAGCTGGATAAGATATCAACT GAAAAATGGAACCCTCTTCACACTTTTGCATTAGCAGGGCAGATACGATTTATGGATAGACTTCTAGAGGAAGGTCTCGATATTGATGTTGTTGACAAG GAAGGGCGAACTGCTCTCCACCATGCGGTTTTTGGTAAAAAAGAGGCTGTCATCAGTCATCTTCTAAGAAAAAATGCAAATCCTCAAGTTAGGGATTTG GACGGTGTTACCCCGCTTCATTATGCAGTTCAAGTAGGAGCCATGCAAACTGTAAAGTTGTTAATCAAATACAAGGTTGATGTGAATGTTGCTGATAAT GAGGGCTGGACGCCGCTGCATGTGGCCATGCAAAGCAGACATAGAGATATAGCCAAAATTCTTCTAGTCAGTGGAGCAGATAAGTACAGGAAGAATAAG GATGGCAATACACCGCTTGATCTTAGCCTTTGTTATGGCAAAGATTTCAAGTCTTATGATCTGGCGAAATTACTGAAGCTCGTTTCTGCTAATAGAGAACTGTGA
- the LOC104238938 gene encoding protein BUD31 homolog 2, with translation MPKVKTNRVKYPEGWELIEPTLSELQAKMREAENDPHDGKRKCEALWPIFKIAHQKSRYIFDLYHRRKEISKELYEFCLDQGYADKNLIAKWKKPGYERLCCLRCMQPRDHNFQTTCVCRVPQHLREEKVIECVHCGCKGCASGD, from the exons ATGCCTAAAGTAAAAACAAACCGTGTCAAATATCCAGAGGGATGGGAGCTGATTGAACCTACTCTTAGTGAGTTACAAGCAAAAATGAGGGAAG CTGAGAATGATCCTCATGATGGCAAAAGAAAATGTGAGGCTTTgtggcctattttcaaaattgcCCACCAGAAGAGCCGGTATATTTTTGATCTCTATCACAGGAGGAAGGAGATCTCCAAGGAATTATATGAGTTCTGCCTAGATCAAGGATATGCGGATAAAAATTTGATTGCGAAATGGAAAAAG CCTGGTTATGAACGGCTCTGCTGTTTGAGGTGCATGCAACCACGAGATCACAACTTTCAAACAACTTGTGTCTGCCGAGTTCCACAGCATCTTAGGGAGGAGAAGGTTATTGAATGTGTCCATTGCGGCTGTAAAGGTTGTGCAAGCGGAGATTAA